One window from the genome of Candidatus Chlorohelix allophototropha encodes:
- a CDS encoding O-antigen ligase family protein, giving the protein MATDSLLLLPITLIACIAVISIVLARPFVGFCLIIFAVTFCEMFTTGDPISMITFQMMIKIRGFPLKFTPLEILMLATIISGWSKARANGDRFWIKTASNKLWIGFAVTIAFGFVWGWRRGGDFNTAIIEVRGLVYAILMYFLGTFFLQDFKRLKHVSWVFMVGVLGLILISIVRYSIVGFDTSNVDSLNGSNHDTALFFAMLTMYLLSQISFGTWKWHKFFNFLLLFPSIFSMMISGRRAAFVSLVVAYGVYLVILFIRKRKAFWITLVITVLIGAPYMAVFWTNQSSPLGMPARAIRSQLSGQASARDASSDLYRLVEKYDVHYTIMQNRIFGVGFGQPFYTPVELISLDGFIFQLYTPHVNILWIWLKVGIVGFALFWLLQCIGFFQLAQIIKYSRAGPELGFTLFAGLSLVVILVFAFVDVALSGYRLTSLMGVFLAIINLHYQKVLPEVHKFGGRKLFLFNRTKQKKGMLLK; this is encoded by the coding sequence ATGGCAACTGATTCCTTGCTACTACTCCCAATAACCTTGATCGCCTGCATTGCGGTAATCAGCATAGTTTTAGCCAGACCGTTTGTCGGTTTCTGCCTGATTATATTTGCCGTCACTTTCTGTGAGATGTTCACTACCGGCGACCCGATTTCCATGATTACTTTCCAGATGATGATCAAAATTCGAGGCTTTCCTCTGAAATTTACACCCCTCGAAATTCTGATGTTAGCCACTATTATCTCAGGCTGGAGTAAGGCGCGCGCTAACGGGGATAGATTCTGGATTAAAACTGCTTCCAATAAGCTCTGGATAGGTTTCGCCGTAACTATAGCTTTTGGTTTCGTTTGGGGTTGGAGACGCGGCGGCGATTTCAATACTGCCATCATTGAAGTGCGTGGTTTAGTCTATGCCATATTAATGTACTTTCTGGGAACTTTCTTCTTGCAAGATTTCAAACGCCTGAAGCATGTAAGCTGGGTTTTTATGGTTGGGGTACTCGGCTTAATCCTAATCTCAATAGTACGTTACTCGATTGTAGGGTTTGACACTTCCAATGTGGACTCGCTTAATGGCTCTAACCATGACACCGCGCTTTTCTTTGCAATGCTCACGATGTATTTACTCAGCCAGATAAGTTTTGGTACTTGGAAATGGCATAAATTCTTCAACTTTCTATTACTGTTCCCTTCCATTTTTAGCATGATGATCTCAGGTAGGCGCGCTGCTTTTGTCAGTCTGGTAGTAGCCTACGGAGTTTATCTGGTTATTTTATTTATTCGCAAGCGTAAGGCATTCTGGATAACGTTAGTAATTACGGTTCTCATTGGTGCTCCTTACATGGCGGTTTTCTGGACTAATCAGAGTAGCCCTCTAGGTATGCCGGCGCGCGCAATTCGCTCGCAACTCTCCGGTCAGGCTTCCGCCCGCGATGCCAGTTCCGACCTGTATCGCTTGGTCGAAAAATATGATGTGCATTACACTATAATGCAAAACCGTATATTCGGTGTTGGTTTCGGGCAACCCTTTTATACACCCGTAGAGCTTATCAGCCTCGATGGCTTTATATTCCAGCTATATACCCCCCATGTAAATATTCTATGGATCTGGTTAAAAGTAGGTATCGTAGGTTTTGCTCTATTCTGGTTGTTACAGTGTATCGGTTTCTTTCAATTGGCACAGATTATTAAATACTCCCGTGCCGGTCCAGAACTGGGTTTTACCCTTTTTGCGGGTCTGAGCCTTGTGGTGATTTTGGTATTTGCCTTTGTGGATGTCGCGCTCAGCGGGTATCGACTGACTTCTCTGATGGGTGTCTTTTTGGCAATTATTAACCTGCATTATCAAAAAGTCTTGCCAGAGGTGCATAAGTTTGGTGGTCGTAAGCTATTCTTATTTAATCGCACCA
- a CDS encoding NUDIX hydrolase — MAKVDEERILNQWDGPGEAEDVSAGGVVFRRLERDGVSRWQIAMMRRTDNGGWDLPKGHLENGENHEQAALREVNEEVGLEAEIVLQLGESRYIADTRRGPKRKLVVWYLMRATPYGQNPRPQPGETVDTNWIDLEGAIPLAVYPTARVILLRARRYLESLKEKAL; from the coding sequence ATGGCGAAAGTAGATGAAGAACGAATCCTAAATCAATGGGATGGTCCCGGAGAAGCGGAAGATGTCTCGGCGGGCGGCGTGGTATTCCGACGGTTAGAGCGGGATGGCGTTTCGCGCTGGCAAATCGCCATGATGCGCCGTACCGACAATGGGGGTTGGGACTTACCGAAGGGACATCTTGAAAACGGTGAAAACCACGAGCAGGCAGCGCTCCGAGAAGTAAATGAAGAGGTTGGGCTAGAAGCAGAAATAGTGCTGCAATTGGGAGAGAGCCGCTACATCGCCGATACACGGCGAGGACCGAAGCGCAAATTGGTAGTATGGTATTTAATGCGCGCTACCCCCTACGGTCAAAACCCGCGCCCGCAACCGGGAGAAACAGTGGATACCAATTGGATTGACCTTGAAGGCGCAATCCCTTTGGCGGTGTATCCTACTGCCAGAGTGATATTGTTGCGGGCGCGGCGTTATCTTGAATCCCTAAAAGAGAAAGCCTTATGA
- a CDS encoding CpsD/CapB family tyrosine-protein kinase — translation MSGDNQPTKLGEASNTGVQLSIEPVQSGTTKSNLTAKSGSQKPEKATDNSKFSLFGKGKREIELNEEFYHRIQQEFRATPEVGDPLVVGITSSVRGEGRTTASVGIASAIAQSIPQPVVLVEGDLSRPNLAEELGIENVGLSEYLRGEIALESVARLTALADLWIIPAGDCLGQDLKTLRSERLAKLFSYLRQEYAAIIVDMPPIEQTAQAARLSGFIDRIMLVALAGSTPKGLIQSSLATIPTEKQAGVILNKTKQNMPRLLKNLLGV, via the coding sequence ATGTCAGGCGACAACCAGCCAACCAAATTAGGTGAAGCTTCCAATACAGGGGTTCAACTCTCTATTGAGCCTGTACAAAGTGGAACTACTAAAAGCAATTTGACAGCAAAATCCGGCTCTCAAAAACCAGAAAAGGCAACTGATAACAGCAAGTTTAGCCTTTTCGGCAAGGGTAAGCGCGAGATAGAGTTAAATGAAGAATTCTATCATCGTATCCAGCAGGAGTTCAGAGCTACTCCTGAAGTAGGCGACCCGTTGGTAGTTGGAATCACCAGCTCTGTCCGTGGAGAAGGTCGCACCACTGCTTCGGTGGGGATTGCCTCCGCTATCGCACAAAGCATCCCGCAACCGGTGGTACTGGTAGAGGGTGATCTTTCGCGACCTAACTTGGCAGAGGAACTTGGTATTGAGAATGTCGGGTTGAGCGAATATCTGAGAGGCGAGATAGCTCTGGAATCTGTGGCACGTTTAACGGCGTTGGCAGACCTGTGGATTATTCCTGCCGGGGATTGCTTGGGGCAAGATTTAAAAACCTTGCGCAGTGAACGCTTAGCTAAACTTTTCAGCTATTTACGGCAGGAATATGCGGCTATTATTGTGGATATGCCACCAATCGAACAGACTGCTCAGGCAGCCCGCCTTTCCGGTTTCATTGATCGTATAATGTTGGTGGCGTTGGCTGGTAGCACTCCGAAAGGTTTGATCCAAAGTTCGTTGGCTACTATCCCCACCGAAAAACAAGCGGGCGTAATTCTTAACAAAACCAAACAGAATATGCCACGTTTGCTTAAAAATCTCCTGGGTGTTTAA
- a CDS encoding CoA transferase subunit A, translated as MTEEIPKATRVSKKLELAEVVSRYLPDEVESLAIGGMHMHNNPMALIREVVRQKKRIKRLITSPAACINADLLIGAGLVEEIVTAYVGFEHLGLAPAFRRFAQEGKLKVYEIDELTLILGLKAASNGQPFAALSPALAFSDVSKFSPEFYKPITNPFNGQPAFACPPIKPQIAFIAVQQGDEYGNGIFKGAPFIDREMMFAAETVLLQIEQLTPSEQVTRNPLQVTVPGMKVSAVVAARFGCHPTSCHRVYHYDEEHLKLYLQMAATAEGFEEYLQKYIIGYSEEEYLKRTQSRTL; from the coding sequence ATGACAGAGGAAATTCCCAAAGCTACCCGTGTTTCGAAAAAGCTTGAGTTGGCAGAAGTTGTCAGCCGCTACCTGCCAGACGAGGTGGAGAGCCTTGCAATTGGCGGTATGCACATGCACAACAACCCGATGGCGCTGATACGAGAGGTGGTACGCCAGAAAAAGCGCATCAAGCGGCTCATTACCAGTCCTGCCGCTTGCATCAACGCCGATTTGCTCATCGGCGCAGGGCTGGTGGAAGAAATTGTTACCGCTTATGTGGGTTTTGAGCATTTGGGATTAGCGCCCGCTTTCCGGCGTTTTGCTCAGGAAGGCAAGCTCAAGGTTTATGAAATTGACGAACTTACGCTGATTTTGGGGCTTAAAGCCGCTTCGAACGGGCAACCCTTTGCCGCACTGAGTCCTGCGCTTGCCTTTAGTGATGTGTCCAAATTCTCACCGGAATTTTACAAGCCCATTACCAACCCTTTCAACGGACAACCCGCTTTTGCCTGTCCGCCCATCAAGCCTCAGATAGCTTTTATTGCAGTGCAACAAGGCGATGAGTACGGCAACGGGATTTTCAAGGGCGCACCTTTTATAGATCGCGAAATGATGTTTGCCGCCGAGACGGTGCTTTTACAGATTGAGCAACTCACTCCTTCCGAGCAAGTTACCCGCAATCCGCTTCAGGTTACGGTTCCGGGCATGAAAGTTTCCGCAGTAGTAGCAGCGCGTTTTGGCTGTCACCCCACCAGTTGCCACCGTGTGTACCACTACGATGAGGAACATCTGAAGCTGTATTTGCAGATGGCAGCTACCGCTGAAGGTTTTGAAGAGTATCTCCAGAAATACATTATTGGGTATAGCGAAGAAGAATATCTCAAGCGTACCCAATCACGCACCCTTTAG
- a CDS encoding glycoside hydrolase family 44 protein: MKRKTLRKNIARPKYLLPLAVCSIILSSMLLGACTDNSVPSLPPGTRGPIIFESTPTETASTTAAATTTVNRGITIDIDQTKVLHQISPYIYGIAGTDQSTEYLQQLRPTLFRWGGNPSTRYNWVLGNAWNTGRDGGFHNTSYNNPADPNTVRNVLEESLQVTKDLNAPMLVTIPTIGWVAKNSDPQFFSWQVPDLGAVPDKPGSQAIIGYDPTANRQRTSVISKATKGAPFVFQPNPDSPVIYQDELIARLVKKFGRADQGGVKFYAMDNEPELWSTTHTDVHPTRVGYDEILNQFLEYSSAVKAVDPTAQIAGPTTSGWTYYFNSELDRGNDNFRTAADRKAHNDMAFLPWFLSKVREYDEKVGYRTLDILDIHYYPQASGVFAGDTGTNANDLRLNAVRSLYDPNYVDESWIAQRIRLIPLMYEWINQYYPGTKLAINEWNFGADHTLNGGLAIANALGIFGRYNLYMASYWQSPESNGAGFQAFKMYTNFDGNGTRFGDQALDAKSSSPLYIASYAALNNTTGHMQIMLINNKPGRNVTVTVQLAKAIAEQDADVYELSANTNDRLVKQTPLKITGDNFPVSVPGYSAILIDLKP; the protein is encoded by the coding sequence ATGAAGCGAAAGACGCTTCGCAAAAACATTGCTCGTCCCAAATACCTGCTGCCCCTGGCAGTATGCTCCATAATTTTAAGTTCAATGCTCTTGGGCGCTTGTACTGATAATAGCGTACCTAGCTTACCACCGGGAACACGCGGTCCAATTATTTTTGAGTCCACTCCTACTGAGACAGCTAGTACTACAGCAGCAGCTACTACCACAGTCAATCGTGGAATTACCATTGATATTGACCAGACCAAAGTCTTGCACCAAATCAGCCCTTACATCTACGGTATAGCCGGTACAGATCAATCTACCGAGTATCTGCAACAATTACGCCCTACCCTTTTTCGTTGGGGTGGCAACCCTTCCACAAGATATAACTGGGTGCTAGGCAATGCCTGGAATACCGGGCGTGATGGCGGTTTCCACAATACCAGTTATAATAATCCAGCCGACCCCAATACGGTACGCAATGTGCTGGAAGAATCATTGCAAGTTACGAAAGACCTGAACGCCCCAATGCTTGTCACCATTCCCACCATAGGCTGGGTCGCCAAAAATAGTGATCCCCAATTCTTTTCTTGGCAAGTACCCGATCTTGGAGCAGTTCCTGATAAGCCCGGATCCCAAGCAATCATCGGCTATGACCCGACTGCCAACCGTCAACGTACTAGTGTGATTTCTAAAGCTACCAAAGGCGCACCCTTTGTTTTTCAACCCAATCCAGATAGCCCCGTTATCTACCAAGACGAACTGATTGCAAGGTTGGTGAAAAAATTCGGACGTGCTGATCAAGGTGGCGTGAAATTTTACGCAATGGATAATGAGCCGGAATTGTGGAGTACAACCCATACCGATGTACATCCCACCCGGGTGGGTTACGATGAAATTCTGAACCAGTTCCTAGAATATTCTAGCGCAGTAAAGGCGGTTGACCCAACCGCACAAATAGCCGGACCCACCACTAGCGGTTGGACATACTATTTCAATTCGGAGCTTGACCGGGGTAATGACAATTTCCGTACGGCTGCCGACCGCAAGGCGCATAATGATATGGCATTCCTGCCTTGGTTCCTTTCTAAAGTACGTGAATATGATGAGAAAGTTGGTTATCGTACCCTCGATATACTTGATATTCATTATTATCCGCAAGCTAGCGGAGTTTTTGCAGGCGATACCGGCACTAACGCAAACGACCTGCGCTTGAATGCGGTGCGCTCACTCTATGATCCCAATTATGTCGATGAGTCTTGGATTGCTCAAAGAATCCGCTTAATACCGCTTATGTACGAGTGGATAAACCAATATTATCCCGGTACCAAACTGGCAATCAACGAGTGGAATTTTGGAGCAGATCACACTTTGAACGGAGGATTAGCTATAGCCAACGCACTTGGAATCTTCGGGCGATACAATCTGTATATGGCATCATATTGGCAGTCTCCCGAGTCTAACGGAGCAGGTTTCCAAGCCTTCAAAATGTATACCAATTTTGACGGCAACGGTACGCGCTTCGGCGATCAGGCGCTGGATGCCAAAAGCAGTAGCCCTTTGTATATCGCCAGCTATGCGGCGCTAAATAACACAACCGGACATATGCAGATTATGCTGATAAACAACAAACCCGGTCGTAATGTTACAGTAACTGTACAACTGGCTAAAGCCATTGCAGAGCAGGATGCCGATGTTTACGAATTGAGCGCCAATACTAACGACCGTCTTGTTAAACAAACCCCGCTTAAAATTACCGGAGATAACTTCCCGGTAAGCGTTCCCGGTTATTCTGCTATCCTGATTGACCTGAAACCCTAA
- a CDS encoding Wzz/FepE/Etk N-terminal domain-containing protein, with protein sequence MSLPRYINTFFRHWPIYLYISLLMAGLLVGFSFTIKPKYTTSATVWVEQSSFLDSQLQRSANDGSNYASPASRKSSVLSEYLMLRTFVRDVIKGTPYQVFLGDAVKEGDLIKDIMDNYNIKLNGYNSFSIQYSNNSPDRSYDITRSIVERFLYEQREEIKRTGQSTISLLKSQIDAAQRTLDSTESNLKDMLARYPCTTSSATQNNQVSEEDLQCQVLLQKRDTANSNYNSLVNRLSSTEDMYNAALDGKDISLRVVDQPETYEANTNNKLTFLIFGLGGFLVGVVLSALAIVALTWTDNTVRMRAHAAKLFENIKTFELPSIKTPKPRKLRSGQIIQSPDVKQRMLSQLKWAQEDRNLDNKGGVN encoded by the coding sequence ATGTCTCTACCACGTTACATCAACACATTTTTCAGGCACTGGCCTATCTATTTGTACATCTCGCTATTAATGGCTGGTTTATTGGTAGGTTTTAGTTTTACCATCAAGCCCAAATACACTACCAGCGCCACAGTCTGGGTAGAACAATCTTCATTTCTAGACTCCCAGTTACAGCGTTCTGCAAATGATGGCAGTAACTATGCATCACCGGCTAGCCGCAAATCTAGCGTGCTTTCCGAGTATCTGATGTTACGAACGTTCGTCAGGGATGTTATCAAGGGTACTCCATATCAAGTCTTTCTTGGCGATGCTGTTAAGGAAGGCGACCTGATAAAAGACATTATGGACAATTATAACATTAAGCTTAACGGTTATAATTCGTTCTCTATCCAATACTCTAACAATTCACCAGATCGCAGCTACGATATTACTCGCTCGATAGTAGAGCGTTTCTTGTATGAGCAGCGGGAGGAAATCAAACGTACCGGGCAGAGCACCATTTCTCTCTTGAAAAGCCAAATTGACGCCGCTCAACGCACCCTAGATAGCACTGAAAGCAACTTGAAGGACATGCTTGCTCGCTACCCTTGCACTACATCCTCAGCTACACAAAATAATCAAGTGTCAGAAGAAGATTTGCAGTGCCAAGTGCTACTTCAGAAGCGCGATACCGCTAACAGCAATTACAATAGCTTGGTTAATCGGTTGTCATCTACTGAAGATATGTACAACGCTGCTCTAGATGGCAAAGATATTTCCTTACGGGTGGTTGATCAGCCTGAAACCTATGAGGCTAATACCAATAACAAGCTAACCTTTTTGATCTTTGGTCTGGGTGGTTTCCTAGTTGGTGTAGTCCTCTCTGCTCTGGCGATTGTAGCACTGACTTGGACTGACAATACTGTTCGGATGCGGGCACACGCTGCGAAGTTGTTCGAAAACATTAAAACCTTTGAACTGCCCAGCATTAAAACTCCTAAGCCTCGCAAACTGCGAAGCGGACAGATAATTCAATCTCCTGACGTTAAGCAACGGATGTTGTCCCAGTTGAAATGGGCGCAGGAAGATAGGAACCTTGACAACAAGGGAGGGGTAAACTGA
- a CDS encoding N-acetyltransferase, whose product MTRTTIISAALVNAMGEDLKLISNSDTTVQDERLIHPSAHISPLAYIGSRVQIHAGTQIGERTTIGENSIVDMQCYIDHDVIVGSNVHVQNGVSICQGVMIETGVFIGSNVTFTNYRYPRAIYFNGAPKPDELNEMDCILVRYGSTISAGAVILPGVRIGIFAMVGAGAVVSEDVPAYGLVVGNPARLEGFVCHCGKPMRISAQTQDKATWRCDFCNFNLNNLPIL is encoded by the coding sequence ATGACAAGAACAACAATAATAAGTGCAGCCTTAGTAAACGCTATGGGAGAAGACCTAAAACTGATTAGCAATTCCGATACGACGGTGCAAGATGAGCGTCTCATTCATCCTAGTGCCCATATATCACCGCTTGCTTATATCGGTAGTAGAGTTCAAATTCATGCTGGTACACAAATCGGCGAACGAACTACAATTGGTGAAAACAGCATTGTTGATATGCAATGCTATATCGATCACGATGTGATCGTTGGCTCCAATGTCCATGTCCAGAATGGGGTAAGTATTTGTCAGGGTGTAATGATTGAGACAGGGGTTTTTATAGGCTCAAATGTTACCTTTACCAACTATCGTTATCCTCGCGCTATTTACTTTAATGGTGCGCCCAAGCCAGATGAATTAAATGAAATGGATTGTATCCTAGTGCGTTATGGGTCAACTATTAGCGCCGGAGCGGTCATTTTACCGGGGGTACGCATCGGGATTTTTGCAATGGTAGGCGCTGGGGCAGTGGTTAGTGAAGATGTCCCCGCATACGGATTGGTAGTAGGCAATCCAGCTCGTTTAGAGGGTTTTGTATGTCACTGCGGAAAGCCAATGCGAATTAGTGCGCAGACTCAAGACAAAGCAACCTGGCGGTGCGACTTTTGCAATTTTAATCTGAATAACCTGCCCATCCTGTAA
- a CDS encoding tetratricopeptide repeat protein, producing the protein MNPSDLLQEGITAVRSGNKKQGAEKLMELVKQDSRNAEAWFWLAAATDNQEEAAQCLRRSLRIDPGHTRAKQALESIEQGMSAPTNTPSSVPPLNFDATDSSSQSMRPLNTGELLSGSMGFDSPYTSFSPTPPPRQEQPTRSMPIVSNDPVSLIGDLNTPPPPLTGNEPTPPPPFGMPAWANQAPPVATNQPAAAPTRPNLPDPYSATQGAPGMPPPFQMQSGGTGLSFAQLDPAAAQAQLEAAAKPQPVSDPNADLRARLLGNMSGGVAAPPPPVQQAGQGRNTFTPDPNLKQANVQTKKKKGGIKPIYLLIAFLVIFATVAAAALLLRKGDTPIQITADNQTATAVAGITQTPAATTTAATTTATATTTPQVVATTTAAVLPTATTTTTATSTKAATTATGATATATSRVVIITTVASQTTTKASTTTTAPATPTVAVPTPSAAITFGAEVPESVQIFVRDTNSVVSGLGFVDTNIERLIFNPFRAGKLNTNSASNNEELNYYLVIAGQLSRKLKDSTPPEGALDLGTIAGDYANHITDMLNMIDRYKVTGQDYYMQQASALLDKSRSDRAQWAKVLAGGYPYKALLS; encoded by the coding sequence ATGAACCCTAGTGATTTGTTGCAAGAAGGCATTACCGCGGTGCGCAGCGGCAACAAGAAGCAAGGTGCCGAAAAGTTAATGGAATTGGTTAAACAGGACTCACGCAATGCGGAAGCGTGGTTCTGGCTTGCCGCCGCCACTGATAATCAGGAAGAAGCTGCTCAGTGTTTACGACGGTCACTGCGGATAGACCCCGGTCACACCCGCGCCAAACAAGCGTTGGAATCAATCGAGCAAGGAATGAGCGCGCCTACAAACACACCTTCTTCGGTGCCTCCGCTGAACTTTGACGCGACCGATTCTTCATCTCAAAGTATGCGCCCGCTCAACACCGGCGAATTGCTCAGTGGTTCTATGGGCTTCGATTCTCCTTATACTTCTTTTTCGCCCACGCCACCGCCACGCCAAGAACAACCCACCCGTAGCATGCCTATCGTTTCAAATGATCCGGTATCACTCATCGGCGATTTAAATACGCCGCCGCCGCCGCTTACCGGCAACGAACCGACCCCGCCGCCGCCTTTTGGAATGCCGGCATGGGCTAATCAGGCACCTCCTGTTGCTACAAATCAACCTGCCGCAGCACCTACACGTCCCAATCTTCCCGACCCTTATTCAGCTACGCAAGGTGCGCCCGGTATGCCACCGCCTTTTCAGATGCAGTCAGGAGGCACAGGGCTTTCTTTCGCCCAACTTGACCCGGCTGCCGCGCAAGCTCAACTGGAGGCTGCTGCCAAACCGCAGCCTGTGTCAGACCCTAACGCAGATTTGCGTGCCCGGTTACTTGGAAATATGTCCGGTGGTGTTGCGGCACCTCCCCCTCCGGTTCAACAAGCCGGTCAGGGACGTAATACCTTTACCCCTGATCCAAACTTAAAGCAGGCAAACGTGCAAACAAAAAAGAAAAAAGGCGGGATTAAGCCTATTTACCTGTTGATTGCATTTTTGGTGATTTTTGCGACAGTTGCAGCCGCCGCTTTACTCTTGCGCAAAGGCGACACTCCAATACAAATTACTGCCGATAACCAAACTGCTACTGCGGTAGCCGGAATTACCCAAACTCCCGCAGCAACAACTACGGCAGCGACTACAACCGCCACTGCCACCACCACTCCGCAGGTGGTAGCAACTACTACTGCCGCGGTGTTGCCCACTGCCACAACTACTACTACCGCCACTTCTACAAAGGCTGCGACTACAGCAACAGGAGCGACCGCAACCGCAACTTCGCGAGTCGTTATAATTACTACGGTGGCTTCACAAACTACCACCAAAGCGTCAACTACCACTACCGCACCTGCTACCCCTACGGTTGCGGTACCGACTCCATCCGCCGCAATTACCTTTGGAGCGGAGGTTCCCGAATCGGTACAAATTTTTGTACGCGATACCAATAGTGTGGTTTCGGGGCTTGGCTTCGTGGATACCAATATTGAGCGGCTGATTTTCAATCCCTTTAGGGCTGGCAAGTTGAACACGAACAGCGCTTCAAACAATGAAGAGTTGAATTATTACCTAGTAATTGCCGGGCAACTCTCACGCAAGCTCAAGGACTCTACCCCACCGGAGGGAGCACTTGATCTTGGCACAATCGCAGGCGATTACGCCAACCATATTACGGACATGCTGAATATGATTGACCGCTATAAGGTCACAGGGCAAGATTATTATATGCAGCAAGCATCAGCGCTATTGGATAAATCGCGCTCTGATCGCGCTCAATGGGCTAAGGTTCTGGCAGGTGGTTATCCCTACAAAGCGCTGCTTTCCTAG
- a CDS encoding glycosyltransferase translates to MDKFENRNGRNDGKFSLPTVTFIMPSHNRKNQLERALKALAVQNYPSELLDMVLVLDGCSDGSAQMVEAMKPALPYRITLIERAQGGPAAARNTAVRAATGEIILFIDDDIVATPQLVTEHIRLHLEDDQAVVLAPMATPNDHVRPIWVQWEEYALELKYRDMENGRYEPTARQFFTGNCSLRRRWFLATGEFDEELKRAEDVEFAFRLEQKCKVHFYFNPSAIGYHYAYRTFESWKRAQYLYGRYDVIMDREKGHTWISKVILEEFLQRDIIVRMLVPLFVNYNWVKGVMGYVFLFGAHVLKFMGFKRLAFKSLSCFSNILYWQGLNEEMINGRNTKPTEPALMEVKS, encoded by the coding sequence ATGGATAAATTTGAAAATAGAAATGGGCGCAACGACGGTAAATTTTCACTACCTACCGTAACTTTTATAATGCCCAGCCACAACCGTAAAAACCAACTTGAACGAGCGCTCAAAGCATTGGCTGTCCAGAATTATCCTAGCGAATTGCTAGACATGGTTTTGGTGTTGGATGGCTGTTCGGATGGTTCGGCGCAAATGGTGGAAGCAATGAAGCCCGCCTTGCCATATCGTATAACCCTAATAGAACGAGCGCAGGGGGGACCTGCGGCGGCTCGCAATACGGCGGTACGCGCCGCTACCGGCGAAATTATTCTCTTCATAGATGATGATATTGTAGCTACACCTCAACTGGTAACCGAACATATACGTTTGCATCTGGAAGATGACCAAGCAGTGGTACTTGCGCCAATGGCTACCCCGAACGACCATGTACGACCTATCTGGGTACAGTGGGAAGAATACGCGCTGGAACTTAAGTATCGAGACATGGAAAACGGTCGTTATGAACCAACGGCACGCCAGTTCTTTACCGGCAATTGTTCACTCAGACGGCGCTGGTTTCTTGCCACCGGAGAGTTCGATGAGGAATTAAAGCGGGCAGAGGATGTTGAATTTGCATTTCGCCTTGAACAAAAGTGCAAAGTGCATTTTTATTTTAATCCGAGCGCAATAGGCTATCATTATGCCTACCGCACCTTTGAATCTTGGAAACGCGCCCAATATTTATACGGTCGCTATGATGTAATTATGGATCGGGAGAAGGGGCATACTTGGATAAGTAAGGTTATTTTGGAAGAGTTTTTGCAAAGAGATATAATTGTCCGTATGCTTGTGCCGCTATTCGTTAATTATAATTGGGTAAAGGGTGTTATGGGATATGTGTTCTTATTTGGAGCACATGTTCTTAAATTTATGGGCTTCAAGCGACTGGCTTTTAAGAGCTTGAGTTGTTTTTCCAATATTCTATACTGGCAAGGATTAAACGAAGAAATGATTAACGGTAGGAATACTAAACCTACTGAGCCTGCTCTAATGGAGGTTAAATCATGA
- a CDS encoding acyltransferase: MPVVDKTLETLKQLKGQARLAKLRRYFRIGTNVLRAKIYLRKASFLGKYVQVLGNPRIGVWGGEMIIHNKVVIDSIVARVEIVANKGGRLEIGEGTYINYGTSIACSKSIVIGKKCLIGTYCNIIDNDYHGILDRDKPAPSQEVVLEDNVWIGGKVIILKGVTIGKDSVVAAGSVVTRSIPPRCIAAGVPAKIIKTF, encoded by the coding sequence ATGCCGGTAGTCGATAAAACCCTTGAGACACTCAAGCAATTGAAAGGGCAAGCACGTCTTGCAAAATTGAGACGGTACTTTAGAATCGGGACTAACGTGCTTAGAGCAAAGATATATCTAAGAAAAGCCAGTTTTCTGGGCAAGTATGTACAGGTGTTGGGTAACCCCAGAATCGGAGTATGGGGTGGCGAAATGATAATCCACAATAAGGTGGTTATCGACTCAATTGTAGCACGGGTAGAAATTGTAGCGAACAAGGGTGGCAGGCTCGAAATCGGGGAAGGCACTTACATAAATTACGGCACTTCAATTGCGTGCAGCAAATCAATTGTAATCGGAAAAAAATGCTTGATTGGTACATACTGTAATATCATTGATAATGATTATCATGGCATTTTAGATCGAGATAAGCCCGCCCCATCACAAGAAGTAGTGCTTGAAGATAACGTATGGATTGGCGGTAAAGTTATTATATTAAAGGGAGTAACTATCGGGAAAGACTCGGTGGTTGCCGCAGGCAGTGTCGTAACCCGCAGCATCCCGCCACGATGTATAGCTGCGGGTGTTCCGGCTAAAATCATCAAAACATTCTAG